Proteins found in one Zea mays cultivar B73 chromosome 1, Zm-B73-REFERENCE-NAM-5.0, whole genome shotgun sequence genomic segment:
- the LOC109943516 gene encoding expansin-A31, with amino-acid sequence MYMDTSSRSLVLCTLVLAACHGLAAAGWSQGTATFYGDADGSGTMGGACGYGNLYNAGYGINNAALSQTLFNDGASCGQCYLITCDASRPGGQYCRPGSNSVTVSATNLCPPNYGLPGGGWCGPGRPHFDMSQPAWERVGVVQGGIVPVLYQQVACARRGGVRFAIAGSAYYLLVNIQNVGGSGSVKAASVKGDRTAGWVQMSRNWGANWQALSGLVGQGLSFAVTTTGGQYLQFLYVVPGWWQFGMTFATNQNFAY; translated from the exons ATGTACATGGATACGTCGTCCAGATCCCTCGTCTTGTGCACACTAGTCCTCGCAGCCTGCCATGGGCTCGCGGCCGCAGGCTGGTCTCAGGGCACCGCGACGTTCTACGGCGACGCCGACGGCTCCGGCACGATGG GTGGCGCCTGCGGGTACGGCAACCTGTACAACGCGGGCTACGGCATCAACAACGCGGCGCTGAGCCAGACCCTGTTCAACGACGGCGCGTCGTGCGGGCAGTGCTACCTCATCACCTGCGACGCGTCACGGCCCGGCGGGCAGTACTGCAGGCCCGGCAGCAACTCCGTCACGGTGTCCGCCACCAACCTGTGCCCGCCCAACtacggcctccccggcggcgggtGGTGCGGCCCGGGCCGGCCCCACTTCGACATGTCGCAGCCGGCGTGGGAGCGCGTCGGCGTCGTGCAGGGCGGCATCGTCCCCGTCCTGTACCAGCAGGTCGCGTGCGCCCGCCGGGGCGGCGTGCGCTTCGCCATCGCCGGCTCCGCCTACTACCTGCTCGTCAACATCCAGAACGTCGGCGGCAGCGGTTCGGTCAAGGCCGCCTCGGTCAAGGGCGACCGCACCGCGGGGTGGGTCCAGATGTCCAGGAACTGGGGCGCCAACTGGCAGGCGCTGTCTGGCCTCGTCGGCCAGGGCCTCAGCTTCGCCGTCACCACCACCGGCGGCCAGTACCTTCAGTTCCTCTACGTCGTGCCCGGGTGGTGGCAGTTCGGCATGACCTTCGCCACCAACCAAAATTTCGCCTACTGA
- the LOC100382618 gene encoding expansin-A28-like isoform X1, whose amino-acid sequence MAGTTVVAPQLKPSLLAALVLALLLTSAMAANYWNSGTATFYGGADGSGTMGGACGYDNLYNAGYGVLNAALSQVLFNDGASCGQCYSIRCDASRSVWCKPGTSVTVTATNLCPPNYALPNGGWCGPPRPHFDMSQPAWENIGVYRGGIIPVLYQRVSCSRQGGVRFRITGSKYFQLVLITNVAGSGSVQSMSVKGTSTGWIAMTRNWGAQWQSNSALLTQALSFTVTSTAGQTLYINNVVPAWWDLGMTFATNAQFDY is encoded by the exons ATGGCCGGCACCACGGTGGTGGCGCCGCAGCTAAAGCCCTCCTTGTTGGCCGCGCTCGTCCTTGCGCTGCTCCTCACGTCGGCAATGGCGGCGAACTACTGGAACAGTGGGACGGCGACGTTCTACGGCGGCGCCGACGGCTCCGGTACCATGG GTGGCGCGTGCGGCTACGACAACCTGTACAACGCAGGCTACGGAGTGCTGAACGCCGCGCTGAGCCAGGTGCTGTTCAACGACGGCGCCTCGTGCGGCCAGTGCTACAGCATCAGGTGCGACGCCAGCAGGTCCGTGTGGTGCAAGCCCGGCACCAGCGTCACCGTCACGGCCACCAACCTGTGCCCACCCAACTACGCGCTCCCCAACGGCGGCTGGTGCGGCCCGCCGCGGCCCCACTTCGACATGTCCCAGCCGGCGTGGGAGAACATCGGCGTCTACCGCGGCGGCATCATCCCCGTCCTCTACCAGCG GGTGTCATGCTCCAGGCAGGGAGGCGTGCGGTTCAGGATCACTGGGTCCAAGTACTTCCAGCTGGTCCTCATCACCAACGTCGCCGGCAGCGGCTCCGTCCAGTCCATGTCGGTGAAGGGGACGAGCACCGGCTGGATCGCCATGACGCGCAACTGGGGTGCGCAGTGGCAGAGCAACTCGGCGTTGCTCACCCAGGCGCTCTCCTTCACCGTCACCtccaccgccggccagacgctgtACATCAACAACGTCGTGCCGGCGTGGTGGGACCTCGGCATGACATTCGCCACCAACGCGCAGTTTGACTATTAG